In the Solanum pennellii chromosome 5, SPENNV200 genome, one interval contains:
- the LOC107020692 gene encoding chalcone synthase 2 encodes MVTVEEVRRAQRAKGPATIMAIGTATPSNCVDQSTYPDYYFRITNSEHMTELKEKFKRMCDKSMINKRYMHLTEEILKENPNICEYMAPSLDARQDIVVVEVPKLGKEAAQKAIKEWGQPKSKITHVVFCTTSGVDMPGADYQLTKLLGLRPSVKRLMMYQQGCFAGGTVIRLAKDLAENNKGARVLVVCSEITAVTFRGPSDTHLDSMVGQALFGDGAAAMIIGSDPLPQVERPLFELVSAAQTLLPDSEGAIDGHLREVGLTFHLLKDVPGLISKNIEKSLIEAFQPLGISDWNSIFWIAHPGGPAILDQVELKLSLKPEKLRATRQVLSDYGNMSSACVLFILDEMRKASSKEGLSTTGEGLDWGVLFGFGPGLTVETVVLHSVST; translated from the exons ATGGTCACCGTAGAGGAGGTTCGAAGGGCGCAACGTGCAAAGGGACCAGCTACTATCATGGCCATAGGCACGGCGACTCCTTCGAACTGTGTTGATCAAAGCACTTATCCTGATTATTATTTTCGAATCACTAATAGTGAACATATGACTGAGCTTAAGGAGAAATTTAAGCGCATGT GTGATAAATCAATGATTAATAAGAGATATATGCATTTAACCgaagaaattttaaaagaaaacccAAATATTTGTGAATACATGGCTCCTTCTTTGGATGCTAGGCAAGATATAGTGGTGGTTGAAGTGCCAAAACTTGGCAAAGAAGCAGCCCAAAAGGCCATTAAAGAATGGGGTCAGCCCAAGTCCAAGATCACCCATGTGGTCTTTTGCACCACTAGTGGGGTGGACATGCCTGGGGCTGACTACCAACTCACTAAGCTACTTGGACTTCGACCTTCGGTTAAGCGACTCATGATGTATCAACAAGGTTGCTTTGCTGGTGGGACCGTTATACGATTGGCAAAGGATTTAGCTGAAAACAACAAGGGTGCTCGAGTTCTTGTTGTTTGTTCAGAGATCACTGCAGTTACTTTTCGTGGTCCAAGTGATACTCACTTGGATAGTATGGTTGGACAAGCCCTTTTTGGTGATGGGGCAGCCGCAATGATTATAGGTTCAGATCCATTACCACAAGTTGAAAGGCCTTTATTTGAGCTCGTCTCTGCAGCCCAAACTCTACTCCCTGATAGCGAAGGTGCTATTGATGGTCACCTTCGCGAAGTTGGGCTAACATTTCACTTACTCAAGGATGTTCCTGGATTGATCTCGAAAAACATTGAAAAGAGTTTGATAGAAGCATTCCAACCATTAGGCATTTCTGATTGGAATTCTATCTTTTGGATCGCGCACCCTGGTGGGCCGGCGATTCTAGATCAAGTTGAACTAAAACTGAGCCTAAAGCCCGAAAAACTTCGGGCTACTAGGCAAGTTTTAAGTGACTATGGAAATATGTCTAGTGCTTGtgttctatttattttagatgAAATGAGAAAGGCCTCATCCAAAGAAGGGCTTAGTACCACAGGTGAAGGCCTTGATTGGGGTGTACTTTTTGGATTTGGGCCTGGGCTTACAGTTGAGACTGTTGTGCTCCATAGTGTGTCTACttag
- the LOC107019921 gene encoding cellulose synthase-like protein D1 codes for MATSSNPRKSDPNRPPQAVKFSRRTSSGRVVSLSRDDDLDVPGDNQNDYINYTVMMPPTPDNQPGDDASGDKPDGPGPYGSSRFRTESQRRVSSRGGEDDDGGARGDNTSGLDRRVSVLKSNNNKSMLLRSQTQDFDHNRWLFETKGKYGIGNAFWQQDDDSYDHDTGMSMSDFMDKPWKPLTRKSKVPPEIISPYRLLIVIRLVVLIFFLTWRISNPNPDAMWLWGVSIVCELWFAFSWLLDILPKFNPINRSADLAALKEKFETPSPTNPHGRSDLPGVDVFISTADPDKEPPLVTANTILSILAVEYPVEKISIYISDDGGAIFNFEAMAEAVIFGQLWVPFCRKHNIEPRNPDSYFSQKTDPTKNKKRPDFVKDRRWIKREYDEFKVRINGLPDVIRKRCEMHNSKEEKKEKALAKENNGGSVPEDFKFQKATWMADGTHWPGTWYEPMADHKKGDHAGILQIMSKVPVNDPIMGGPNEKQLDFTGIDIRLPMFAYVSREKRPGYDHNKKAGAMNALVRASAILSNGPFILNLDCDHYVYNSMAIQEGMCYMMDRGGDRICYLQFPQRFEGIDPSDRYANHNTVFFDGNMRALDGLQGPVYVGTGCMFRRYALYGFHPPRANEYTGFLGKNKKQANVALPSELDDDSQPLTGHPDLDLPKQFGNSTMFVESIAVAEFQGRPLADHITVKNGRPPGALLIPRPPLDAPTVAEAIAVISCWFEDKTEWGDRIGWIYGSVTEDVVTGYRMHNRGWRSVYCITKRDAFRGTAPINLTDRLHQVLRWATGSVEIFYSRNNPILASPRLKFLQRIAYFNVGVYPFTSIFLVVYCFIPAFCLFTGQFIVQNLNVFFLSYLLLITVTLVLISLLEVKWSGIALEELWRNEQFWLIGGTSAHFAAVIQGLLKVIAGVEISFTLTSKSAAEDEDDIYADLYVVKWTSLFILPLTIMVVNIMALVIGISRTIYSVIPQWNRLFGGVFFSFWVLSHLYPFAKGLMGRKGRVSTIIYIWSGLIAITVSLLWITLQNNVEGGGNFTI; via the exons ATGGCTACTTCTTCGAATCCAAGAAAATCAGATCCGAATCGTCCACCACAGGCGGTTAAATTCTCACGACGCACGTCCAGTGGACGTGTGGTGAGTTTATCCCGGGACGATGATTTGGATGTCCCGGGAGATAATCAAAatgattatataaattatacagtTATGATGCCACCGACCCCTGATAATCAACCAGGGGACGATGCTAGTGGTGACAAGCCAGATGGTCCAGGACCATATGGCTCGTCGAGATTCAGGACAGAGTCCCAAAGGAGAGTGAGTAGTCGTGGAGGTGAAGATGATGACGGTGGTGCAAGAGGGGATAATACCTCTGGTTTGGATCGTCGAGTGTCTGTATTGAAATcgaataataataaatcaatgtTACTAAGGAGCCAAACTCAAGATTTTGATCATAATCGTTGGCTTTTCGAAACTAAAGGAAAATATGGTATTGGAAATGCATTTTGGCAACAAGATGATGATTCATATGATCATGATACTGGAATGAGTATGTCTGATTTTATGGATAAACCATGGAAACCACTTACTAGAAAAAGTAAAGTCCCTCCTGAGATCATTAGCCCCTACAG ATTGCTTATTGTGATTCGGTTAGTGGTGTTAATTTTCTTCTTGACGTGGCGTATAAGTAATCCAAATCCAGATGCAATGTGGCTATGGGGAGTATCGATAGTATGTGAATTATGGTTTGCATTTTCATGGTTACTTGATATCCTTCCGAAATTCAATCCTATAAACAGATCAGCTGATTTAGCTGCACTGAAAGAAAAATTCGAAACACCGTCTCCTACTAACCCTCATGGTAGATCTGATCTACCAGGAGTTGATGTGTTCATTTCTACAGCTGATCCTGATAAAGAGCCTCCTCTTGTCACTGCTAATACTATACTTTCGATTCTTGCTGTCGAATATCCTGTTGAGAAAATATCTATTTACATATCTGATGATGGTGGTGCTATCTTTAACTTTGAAGCTATGGCTGAGGCTGTGATCTTTGGTCAG CTTTGGGTGCCATTTTGTCGAAAACATAACATTGAGCCAAGAAATCCAGACAGTTACTTCAGTCAGAAGACAGATCCAACGAAAAACAAGAAACGTCCTGATTTTGTGAAGGATCGACGTTGGATCAAGAGGGAGTATGATGAATTCAAGGTTAGGATCAACGGTCTACCAGATGTCATACGCAAAAGATGTGAGATGCATAACtcgaaagaagaaaaaaaggaaaaggcaCTTGCAAAGGAGAACAACGGAGGGAGTGTTCCCGAAgatttcaagtttcaaaaggCAACTTGGATGGCTGATGGCACACATTGGCCTGGCACATGGTATGAGCCTATGGCTGATCATAAAAAAGGAGACCACGCTGGGATATTGCAA ATAATGAGCAAGGTGCCGGTAAATGATCCAATAATGGGAGGTCCCAATGAGAAGCAATTAGACTTCACTGGTATTGACATCCGACTTCCCATGTTTGCATATGTCTCTCGTGAGAAGCGTCCAGGTTATGATCATAACAAGAAGGCAGGAGCTATGAATGCTTTGGTAAGAGCTTCTGCAATTCTTTCAAATGGACCGTTCATACTCAACTTGGATTGTGATCATTACGTCTACAACTCCATGGCCATTCAAGAGGGTATGTGTTACATGATGGATCGTGGTGGTGATCGTATTTGCTACCTACAATTCCCTCAAAGATTCGAAGGAATTGATCCATCTGATAGATATGCTAATCATAACACAGTGTTTTTTGATG GAAATATGAGAGCTTTGGATGGTCTACAAGGTCCTGTATACGTCGGGACAGGATGTATGTTTAGGCGCTATGCACTCTACGGATTCCACCCACCTCGAGCTAATGAGTACACCGGCTTCCTTggaaaaaacaagaaacaagCTAATGTTGCGTTGCCATCAGAACTAGACGATGATTCACAACCTTTAACAGGACATCCTGACTTGGACTTGCCAAAGCAATTTGGAAATTCCACAATGTTTGTTGAATCTATCGCGGTGGCTGAGTTTCAAGGCCGACCTCTAGCCGATCACATCACTGTTAAAAATGGAAGGCCACCTGGTGCCTTGCTCATCCCGCGTCCTCCTCTAGATGCACCTACTGTAGCTGAGGCAATTGCAGTCATCTCTTGCTG GTTTGAGGACAAAACAGAATGGGGAGATAGAATAGGATGGATTTATGGATCAGTGACAGAGGATGTGGTGACAGGATACAGAATGCACAATCGTGGATGGCGATCAGTCTACTGCATTACAAAAAGAGATGCATTCCGTGGGACTGCACCTATAAACCTGACTGATCGTTTACATCAGGTTCTGCGTTGGGCAACTGGTTCAGTTGAGATCTTCTACTCTCGTAACAATCCCATCCTTGCAAGCCCTCGTCTCAAGTTCTTACAACGCATTGCCTACTTCAACGTTGGTGTTTATCCTTTCACGTCAATATTCCTTGTTGTCTACTGTTTCATCCCAGCCTTCTGTCTCTTCACTGGCCAATTCATTGTACAAAACCTCAACGTCTTCTTTCTTTCGTACCTCTTACTTATCACCGTCACTCTTGTCCTCATTTCCCTCCTTGAAGTCAAATGGTCTGGTATAGCCCTTGAGGAACTATGGCGTAATGAACAATTTTGGCTCATCGGTGGCACGAGTGCTCACTTTGCTGCTGTCATACAAGGACTCTTGAAAGTTATAGCTGGTGTTGAGATTTCATTTACATTGACATCTAAGTCTGCTGCTGAAGATGAAGATGACATATATGCTGATTTATATGTTGTCAAATGGACTAGTCTTTTTATACTTCCATTAACCATTATGGTTGTTAACATAATGGCACTTGTTATTGGCATATCAAGAACAATATACAGTGTTATACCACAATGGAACAGGCTATTTGGTGGTGTATTCTTTAGCTTTTGGGTATTATCACATTTATATCCATTTGCTAAAGGATTGATGGGAAGAAAAGGAAGAGTCTcaactattatatatatatggtcaGGACTTATTGCTATTACTGTTTCTTTGCTTTGGATTACTCTTCAAAATAATGTTGAAGGGGGCGGAAACTTTACCATCTAG